One genomic segment of Pseudonocardia sp. T1-2H includes these proteins:
- a CDS encoding saccharopine dehydrogenase family protein, with translation MSDPSRDHDLVVYGASGFVGTLLADYLATHAPDDVRIALAGRSRGRVEAVRAGLPERARDWPVLVADSTDAAALAALASSTRVLATTVGPYARYGLPVVEACARAGTHYADLTGEVLFVRAAIDRCDALARETGARLVHSCGYDSIPSDLGTLLLHRRAAEDDAGALEEAELLASARGGFSGGTVASLLGQLETVVGNRELRRVAADPYGLSPDRAAEPAPAQPADAARPSRRRDGTWVAPFVMAPFNTRIVRRSNALQDWAYGRGLRYGEVMSCGRGPAGAAVAAGVTAGLAAFAGAVTLPPTRTLLKRVLPAPGTGPSERTREKGWFRSVVHGRTARGRRYTVTVAGEGDPGYAGTAVMLGQSALCLVSDTDRLPDRAGSLTPATAMGTALIERLRAAGHTYDVAPA, from the coding sequence ATGAGCGATCCGTCCCGCGACCACGATCTCGTCGTCTACGGCGCGAGCGGCTTCGTCGGCACCCTGCTGGCCGACTACCTGGCCACACACGCGCCCGACGACGTCCGGATCGCCCTTGCCGGGAGGTCCCGGGGTCGCGTCGAGGCGGTGCGGGCCGGGCTGCCGGAACGGGCCCGGGACTGGCCGGTGCTCGTCGCGGACTCCACGGACGCCGCGGCGCTGGCCGCACTCGCCTCCTCGACCCGGGTGCTGGCCACCACCGTCGGGCCGTACGCGCGCTACGGGCTCCCCGTGGTCGAGGCCTGTGCCCGTGCGGGCACGCACTACGCCGACCTGACCGGCGAGGTCCTGTTCGTCCGCGCCGCGATCGACCGCTGCGACGCCCTCGCCCGCGAGACCGGGGCCCGGCTCGTCCACTCCTGCGGCTACGACTCCATCCCCTCGGACCTCGGGACGCTCCTGCTCCACCGGCGGGCCGCCGAGGACGACGCGGGCGCGCTCGAGGAGGCCGAGCTCCTCGCCTCCGCCCGCGGAGGTTTCAGCGGCGGCACCGTGGCCTCGCTGCTCGGCCAGCTGGAGACGGTCGTCGGCAACCGTGAGCTGCGCCGGGTCGCCGCGGACCCGTACGGGCTGAGCCCGGACCGTGCCGCGGAGCCCGCGCCGGCACAGCCCGCGGACGCCGCCCGGCCGAGCCGCCGCCGGGACGGCACGTGGGTCGCGCCCTTCGTGATGGCGCCGTTCAACACCCGGATCGTGCGGCGCAGCAACGCCCTGCAGGACTGGGCCTACGGCCGCGGCCTGCGCTACGGCGAGGTCATGAGCTGCGGCCGGGGTCCGGCCGGCGCGGCGGTGGCCGCCGGCGTCACCGCCGGGCTGGCGGCGTTCGCCGGCGCGGTGACGCTCCCGCCGACCCGCACGCTGCTGAAGCGCGTGCTGCCCGCCCCGGGCACCGGGCCGAGCGAGCGCACGCGCGAGAAGGGCTGGTTCCGGTCCGTCGTCCACGGCCGGACGGCGCGGGGCCGCCGCTACACCGTCACGGTCGCCGGCGAGGGCGACCCCGGTTACGCGGGCACGGCGGTGATGTTGGGCCAGAGCGCCCTCTGCCTGGTGTCCGACACCGACCGGCTCCCGGACCGCGCCGGCTCCCTGACCCCGGCGACGGCGATGGGTACCGCACTGATCGAGCGGCTGCGCGCGGCCGGACACACCTACGACGTCGCGCCGGCGTGA
- a CDS encoding DUF2945 domain-containing protein, whose protein sequence is MSEFAKGDKVRWKSHGGHAEGEVLKKITSDTEAGGRTVRASKDEPQYLVRSEKSGGEAVHKPDALEKI, encoded by the coding sequence GTGTCCGAGTTCGCGAAGGGCGACAAGGTCCGTTGGAAGAGTCACGGCGGCCACGCCGAGGGCGAGGTGCTGAAGAAGATCACCTCGGACACCGAGGCGGGCGGGCGCACGGTCCGGGCGTCGAAGGACGAGCCGCAGTACCTGGTGCGCAGCGAGAAGAGCGGCGGCGAGGCGGTCCACAAGCCGGACGCGCTGGAGAAGATCTGA
- a CDS encoding NAD-dependent formate dehydrogenase, producing the protein MKVVAVLYPDSDPKAHPDVLASAERALDLGPFLADRGHELVATSDTGDELDAHLGDAEVLITTPFWPVYLDHDRFDRASNLKLVITAGVGSDHVDSEAAVEHGVTVTEVTGSNVVSVAEHNVLQILALVRNFVPAHEQVADGRWDVADAAQDAHDLEGKTVGLIGLGAIGARTALRLKPFDVTMLYSARHRRSPAEEAVLGVRFARLDDLVARSDVICAALPLQQGSRSLFDRERLAAMKPGSWLVNTARGAIVDTDALVEAVESGHLAGYTWYPQPAPADHPWRHLPRNALTIHYSGMTVEAQQRIADGVREILAAHLEGASPPQDYVVSAPES; encoded by the coding sequence GTGAAGGTCGTCGCCGTGCTCTACCCCGACTCCGACCCGAAGGCGCACCCCGACGTCCTCGCGTCCGCGGAACGCGCGCTGGACCTCGGCCCGTTCCTGGCCGACCGGGGGCACGAGCTCGTCGCCACCAGCGACACGGGCGACGAGCTCGACGCGCACCTCGGCGACGCCGAGGTGTTGATCACCACCCCGTTCTGGCCCGTCTACCTGGACCATGACCGGTTCGACCGGGCGTCGAACCTGAAGCTGGTGATCACCGCGGGGGTCGGCTCGGACCACGTCGACTCCGAGGCCGCCGTCGAGCACGGGGTGACCGTCACGGAGGTGACCGGCAGCAACGTCGTGAGCGTCGCCGAGCACAACGTGCTGCAGATCCTGGCGCTCGTCCGCAATTTCGTCCCCGCCCACGAGCAGGTCGCGGACGGCCGGTGGGACGTCGCTGACGCGGCGCAGGACGCCCACGACCTCGAGGGCAAGACGGTCGGGCTGATCGGGCTCGGCGCCATCGGCGCGCGGACCGCGCTGCGGCTCAAGCCCTTCGACGTCACGATGCTCTACTCCGCCCGGCACCGCCGCAGCCCCGCCGAGGAGGCCGTCCTCGGCGTCCGCTTCGCCCGGCTCGACGACCTGGTGGCCCGATCGGACGTCATCTGCGCCGCCCTGCCCCTGCAGCAGGGCAGCCGGTCACTGTTCGACCGCGAGCGGCTGGCCGCGATGAAACCCGGTTCGTGGCTCGTCAACACGGCCCGCGGGGCCATCGTGGACACCGACGCCCTCGTCGAGGCCGTCGAGTCCGGGCACCTCGCCGGGTACACGTGGTACCCGCAGCCCGCTCCGGCCGACCACCCCTGGCGCCACCTGCCCCGCAACGCGCTGACCATCCACTACTCGGGCATGACGGTCGAGGCGCAGCAGCGGATCGCGGACGGGGTCCGGGAGATCCTGGCCGCCCACCTCGAGGGTGCCTCGCCACCCCAGGACTACGTGGTCAGCGCGCCGGAGTCGTGA
- a CDS encoding GNAT family N-acetyltransferase, whose translation MILRPQAASDLDAVRAVVGAAFGEEGPGVVRMLDALDASGATVLSLVAEEDDVQGELLGHVRLSRCWLDARERLVDVLVLSPLSVHPDRQGAGIGTALVAAALGAARACGAPALFLEGSPDYYGARGFTRAADHGFVRPSVRIPEAAFQVAVLPAHEPWMTGALVYTDAFWATDSVGLRDPLLARLERG comes from the coding sequence GTGATCCTCAGGCCGCAGGCCGCGTCCGATCTCGACGCCGTCCGAGCGGTCGTCGGCGCGGCGTTCGGCGAGGAGGGACCCGGCGTCGTCCGCATGCTCGACGCCCTCGACGCCTCGGGCGCCACGGTCCTCTCGCTGGTCGCCGAGGAGGACGACGTGCAGGGTGAGCTGCTCGGTCACGTCCGGCTGTCGCGCTGCTGGCTCGACGCGCGGGAGCGGCTCGTCGACGTCCTGGTGCTCAGCCCGCTCTCCGTGCACCCGGACCGACAGGGCGCCGGTATCGGCACCGCGCTGGTCGCCGCGGCGCTGGGCGCGGCGAGGGCGTGCGGCGCACCGGCGTTGTTCCTCGAAGGGTCGCCGGACTACTACGGGGCCCGCGGGTTCACCCGCGCCGCGGACCACGGCTTCGTCCGGCCGTCCGTCCGGATCCCGGAGGCCGCGTTCCAGGTCGCCGTGCTCCCCGCGCACGAACCGTGGATGACCGGCGCGCTCGTCTACACCGACGCGTTCTGGGCGACGGACTCCGTGGGCCTGCGGGATCCCCTGCTGGCCCGGCTCGAGCGCGGTTGA
- a CDS encoding NDMA-dependent alcohol dehydrogenase, producing MKTKGAVLWGIGEKWSVEEIEVGDPRAGEVMVELAASGLCHSDEHLVTGATPVATPLIGGHEGAGVVVKVGPGVTGLKEGDHVVTAFIPACGMCPPCSNGHQNLCDLGAGLLTGQSISDGSFRVQARGQDVIQMCLLGTFSPYITVHQASVVKIEPDIPLEVAALVGCGVTTGWGSATKVADVRPGETVVVMGAGGVGMNAVQGAATAGAKRVVVIDPVAAKREWAMEFGATHTYETAEEATAAVNELTWGRMAEKVIITVGDIQGENVLEALTLTAKGGRTVVTGMGSAANVDVKLSLFELTLLQKDLQGAIFGGSNPRAEIPSLLSLYQEGRLNLDGLVTTKYALEDINQGYQDMRDGKNIRGMVVYTDADR from the coding sequence GTGAAGACCAAGGGTGCTGTGCTGTGGGGGATCGGCGAGAAGTGGTCGGTCGAGGAGATCGAGGTCGGGGACCCGCGGGCCGGTGAGGTGATGGTCGAGCTGGCCGCATCCGGCCTCTGCCACTCCGACGAGCACCTCGTCACCGGGGCCACACCGGTCGCCACCCCGTTGATCGGCGGGCACGAGGGCGCGGGCGTCGTCGTCAAGGTCGGCCCGGGTGTGACGGGGCTGAAGGAGGGCGACCACGTCGTCACGGCGTTCATCCCCGCCTGTGGGATGTGCCCGCCGTGTTCGAACGGCCACCAGAACCTGTGCGACCTGGGCGCCGGGCTGCTGACGGGCCAGTCCATCAGCGACGGGTCGTTCCGGGTGCAGGCACGGGGCCAGGACGTCATCCAGATGTGCCTGCTCGGGACGTTCTCGCCGTACATCACGGTGCACCAGGCCTCTGTCGTGAAGATCGAACCGGACATCCCGCTCGAGGTCGCGGCGCTCGTCGGCTGCGGTGTCACCACCGGCTGGGGCTCCGCGACGAAGGTCGCGGACGTCCGGCCGGGGGAGACGGTCGTGGTCATGGGCGCCGGCGGGGTCGGGATGAACGCGGTCCAGGGCGCGGCGACCGCGGGCGCGAAGCGGGTCGTGGTGATCGACCCCGTCGCGGCCAAGCGGGAGTGGGCGATGGAGTTCGGCGCCACCCACACCTACGAGACCGCCGAGGAGGCCACCGCCGCGGTCAACGAGCTGACCTGGGGCCGGATGGCCGAGAAGGTGATCATCACGGTCGGCGACATCCAGGGGGAGAACGTCCTCGAGGCGCTGACCCTGACGGCCAAGGGCGGCCGCACGGTGGTCACCGGGATGGGCAGCGCGGCGAACGTCGACGTCAAGCTCAGCCTGTTCGAGCTGACGCTGCTGCAGAAGGACCTGCAGGGCGCGATCTTCGGCGGGAGCAACCCCCGCGCGGAGATCCCGTCGCTGCTCTCGCTCTACCAGGAGGGCCGGCTGAATCTCGACGGCCTGGTGACCACGAAGTACGCGCTCGAGGACATCAACCAGGGTTACCAGGACATGCGGGACGGCAAGAACATCCGCGGGATGGTCGTCTACACCGACGCGGACCGCTGA
- a CDS encoding DegT/DnrJ/EryC1/StrS family aminotransferase gives MEHALAVNSGTSALIAALVGAGIGPGDEVLVPAYTWVSTAAAPLAVGAVPVLVEVDESLTLDPVDLKRKITPHSRAVIPVHMLNLVCDMDAIMTVAAEHGLVVIEDACQAVGVRYRGRRVGSIGHAGVFSFNQHKNIRSGEGGALLTDDRTLFERAAMYHDVGSYERDGFSDGGADLIVGVNLRMPELSAAVLRPQLAALDVQLARRGRHRRIMADALWRSRFAQRGLRLVPHHDQAAAAGLAVAFDDECAAVELGSRRGVQRLADTGRHLYPNWRSIHARTPVHPRLDPYAWAEREVDHGPGSCPNTLRILARSCAVELRPGFPTPAFRILARRTSAEPRA, from the coding sequence GTGGAGCACGCGCTCGCCGTCAACAGCGGGACCAGCGCGTTGATCGCCGCCCTCGTCGGTGCCGGGATCGGGCCGGGCGACGAGGTGCTGGTGCCGGCCTATACCTGGGTGTCCACCGCGGCCGCGCCGTTGGCCGTCGGCGCGGTGCCCGTCCTCGTCGAGGTCGACGAGTCGCTGACGCTCGATCCCGTGGACCTCAAGCGCAAGATCACGCCCCACAGCCGGGCCGTCATCCCGGTGCACATGCTGAACCTGGTGTGCGACATGGACGCGATCATGACCGTCGCCGCCGAGCACGGGCTCGTGGTGATCGAGGACGCGTGCCAGGCCGTCGGGGTGCGCTACCGCGGACGGCGGGTCGGGTCGATCGGCCACGCCGGCGTCTTCAGCTTCAACCAGCACAAGAACATCCGCAGCGGCGAGGGTGGCGCGCTGCTGACCGACGACCGCACCCTCTTCGAGCGCGCGGCGATGTACCACGACGTCGGCAGCTACGAGCGGGACGGCTTCAGCGACGGCGGCGCCGACCTCATCGTGGGGGTCAACCTGCGGATGCCGGAACTGTCCGCGGCAGTGCTGCGCCCCCAGCTCGCCGCGTTGGACGTCCAGCTGGCCCGGCGGGGCAGACACCGCCGGATCATGGCCGACGCGCTGTGGCGCTCCCGGTTCGCGCAGCGTGGCCTGCGGCTCGTCCCGCACCACGACCAGGCCGCCGCGGCCGGCCTCGCCGTCGCGTTCGACGACGAGTGCGCCGCCGTCGAGCTCGGGTCCCGGCGCGGGGTGCAGCGGTTGGCGGACACGGGCCGCCACCTCTACCCGAACTGGCGCTCGATCCACGCGCGGACGCCCGTGCACCCGCGTCTGGACCCCTACGCGTGGGCGGAGCGGGAGGTCGACCACGGGCCCGGGAGCTGCCCGAACACCCTGCGCATCCTGGCCCGGAGCTGCGCCGTGGAGCTTCGCCCCGGCTTCCCCACCCCCGCCTTCCGAATCCTCGCCCGCCGCACGAGCGCAGAGCCCCGGGCCTAG
- a CDS encoding methyltransferase domain-containing protein encodes MLEFDDDGARLIERVYRSPDVVEQRARSLALLAPQPGETILDVGSGPGFLLASLAEAVGTDGAVHGLDPSAPMNAVARGRTSRFPWVSVDEGDALALPYADATFDAAVSTQVYEYVRDIPAALAELRRVVRPGGRVLLLDTDWDSVVWHTADRALHRRIMAVWDEHLADPHLPCTLPGHLRRAGFRLTGRSIVPIFNPSYDPDSFSVLTIRTVGGYVRGRSGITDADVDAWAADLEARGAEDDYLFSINRYCFLGVAD; translated from the coding sequence ATGCTGGAGTTCGACGACGACGGCGCGCGGCTGATCGAGCGCGTCTACCGCAGCCCGGACGTCGTCGAGCAGCGCGCCCGGTCCCTGGCGCTGCTCGCACCGCAGCCGGGCGAGACGATCCTCGACGTCGGTTCGGGCCCCGGCTTCCTCCTCGCGTCGCTCGCCGAGGCGGTCGGGACGGACGGGGCCGTGCACGGCCTGGACCCGAGCGCGCCGATGAACGCGGTCGCCCGCGGCCGGACCTCGCGGTTCCCGTGGGTGAGCGTCGACGAGGGCGACGCGCTGGCCCTGCCTTACGCCGACGCCACGTTCGACGCCGCCGTCTCCACCCAGGTCTACGAGTACGTCCGGGACATCCCGGCCGCCCTGGCCGAGCTCCGCCGGGTCGTCCGGCCGGGCGGCCGGGTGCTCCTGCTGGACACGGACTGGGACTCGGTCGTCTGGCACACCGCGGACCGGGCGCTGCACCGCCGGATCATGGCCGTGTGGGACGAGCACCTCGCCGACCCGCACCTGCCCTGCACCCTGCCGGGCCACCTGCGCCGGGCGGGGTTCCGGCTCACGGGGCGCTCGATCGTGCCGATCTTCAACCCGTCGTACGACCCGGACAGCTTCAGCGTCCTGACGATCCGGACCGTCGGCGGGTACGTGCGCGGCCGGAGCGGGATCACCGACGCGGACGTCGACGCCTGGGCGGCGGATCTCGAGGCCCGCGGCGCGGAGGACGACTACCTGTTCAGCATCAACCGGTACTGCTTCCTCGGCGTCGCCGACTAG
- a CDS encoding GlsB/YeaQ/YmgE family stress response membrane protein, which yields MTVTGIITAIVIGAIIGALGRLVVPGKQNIPIWLTIVVGIVAAFIGTFIARAIGIPTATSGIDWLELLVQVIVAAIGVVLVANLYGRRSVRH from the coding sequence GTGACCGTCACCGGCATCATCACTGCGATCGTCATCGGCGCGATCATCGGAGCTCTGGGCCGACTCGTCGTTCCCGGCAAGCAGAACATCCCGATCTGGCTCACGATCGTCGTCGGCATCGTCGCCGCATTCATCGGCACCTTCATCGCCCGCGCCATCGGCATTCCCACCGCCACCAGCGGTATCGACTGGCTCGAACTGCTCGTCCAGGTGATCGTCGCCGCCATCGGCGTCGTGCTCGTCGCCAACCTCTACGGGCGCCGATCCGTTCGACACTGA
- the bla gene encoding class A beta-lactamase — protein MSRRLVLGAALLVPLAGCGRTEGSGPVPPTAAGSDVQARFADLETRFGTRLGLHAVDTGTGRELAHRPDERFPLCSTFKVLAVAAMLAGTPPGHLQTRVRYAAGDVVDASPVTAEHVTDGLTVAELCDAALRYSDNTAGNLLLDDIGGPGAVTAFARSLGDEVTRLDRRETELNSAIPGDERDTTSPRAIAADLRELVLGDRLEVADRTLLTSWMVRNTTGGTRIRAGLPADWRIGDKTGAGRYGTVNDIAVAWPPGRAPIVLAVLSTRNGEEAKGDNAVIVEAARIVAAELG, from the coding sequence ATGAGCAGGCGTCTGGTGCTGGGGGCGGCGCTGCTGGTGCCGCTGGCGGGCTGCGGGCGGACCGAGGGCTCCGGACCGGTCCCGCCCACCGCCGCCGGATCCGACGTCCAGGCGCGGTTCGCCGACCTCGAGACCCGCTTCGGCACCAGGCTGGGGCTCCACGCCGTCGACACGGGTACCGGGCGCGAGCTCGCCCACCGTCCCGACGAGCGGTTCCCGCTCTGCTCGACCTTCAAGGTCCTGGCCGTCGCCGCGATGCTCGCCGGCACCCCTCCCGGGCACCTGCAGACCCGCGTCCGTTACGCCGCCGGGGACGTCGTCGACGCGTCCCCGGTCACCGCCGAGCACGTCACCGACGGGCTCACCGTCGCCGAGCTGTGCGACGCGGCGCTGCGCTACAGCGACAACACCGCCGGCAACCTCCTGCTCGACGACATCGGCGGACCCGGTGCGGTCACCGCCTTCGCCCGGTCCCTCGGGGACGAGGTGACCCGTCTGGACCGGCGCGAGACCGAGCTCAACTCCGCGATCCCCGGCGACGAGCGCGACACCACCAGTCCGCGGGCGATCGCCGCCGATCTCCGGGAGCTGGTCCTCGGGGACCGGCTCGAGGTGGCCGACCGCACCCTGCTGACGAGCTGGATGGTGCGCAACACCACCGGCGGCACCCGGATCCGCGCGGGACTCCCGGCGGACTGGCGCATCGGGGACAAGACCGGCGCAGGGCGCTACGGCACGGTCAACGACATCGCCGTCGCGTGGCCGCCGGGCCGGGCCCCGATCGTCCTCGCCGTCCTGTCCACCCGGAACGGGGAGGAGGCGAAGGGCGACAACGCGGTGATCGTCGAGGCGGCGCGGATCGTGGCGGCCGAACTGGGCTGA
- a CDS encoding DUF5313 family protein, translating to MAFRRPDPFHWVLYAFGAKLPARNREWVLHDVTTRTWQLRHVARATVQLAPIAIALYLFIPGEPWVRVMAVLGGALIGYFYSLTYMYESAEHRAMKAGYPQGYAANVREESHSEANAERRRRYEDRWR from the coding sequence ATGGCCTTCCGCCGTCCGGACCCGTTCCACTGGGTGCTCTACGCCTTCGGCGCCAAGCTGCCCGCGCGGAACCGCGAGTGGGTGCTGCACGACGTCACCACCCGGACCTGGCAGCTCCGCCATGTCGCTCGGGCCACGGTTCAGCTCGCCCCCATCGCGATCGCGCTGTACCTGTTCATCCCCGGCGAGCCCTGGGTGCGGGTCATGGCGGTCCTCGGCGGCGCGCTGATCGGCTACTTCTACTCGTTGACCTACATGTACGAGTCCGCCGAGCACCGGGCGATGAAGGCGGGGTACCCACAGGGCTACGCCGCGAACGTGCGCGAGGAGTCCCACTCGGAGGCGAACGCCGAGCGGCGGCGGCGCTACGAGGACCGCTGGCGCTGA
- a CDS encoding pirin family protein — protein MSEIVTVPEIDVRRAADRFASKISWLDSHHSFSFGAHYDPANTHHGVLLVNNDDIVKPGRGFDTHPHQDMEIVTWVLRGSLVHQDSTGHSGVIYPGLAQRMSAGTGILHSEKNDSWRLQGGESHEDLVHFVQMWVLPDENGITPGYEQAEIDDELLSGALVPVASGMAKHDGASAIRIANRDAALYAARLAPGQSVELPEAPYLHLFVAGGAVTLEGAGALAAGDAVRFTATGGQKVTASEASEVLVWEMHAGLGD, from the coding sequence ATGAGCGAGATCGTGACCGTCCCCGAGATCGACGTCCGTCGCGCCGCCGACCGGTTCGCGTCGAAGATCTCCTGGCTCGACTCGCACCATTCGTTCTCGTTCGGTGCGCACTACGACCCGGCCAACACCCACCACGGCGTGCTGCTGGTGAACAACGACGACATCGTGAAGCCCGGGCGCGGCTTCGACACCCACCCGCACCAGGACATGGAGATCGTCACCTGGGTGCTGCGGGGGTCGCTCGTGCACCAGGACTCCACCGGCCACTCCGGGGTGATCTACCCGGGCCTGGCACAGCGGATGAGCGCCGGCACCGGGATCCTGCACTCGGAGAAGAACGACTCCTGGCGGCTGCAGGGGGGCGAGAGCCACGAGGACCTCGTGCACTTCGTGCAGATGTGGGTCCTGCCGGACGAGAACGGCATCACGCCCGGCTACGAACAGGCCGAGATCGACGACGAGCTGCTCTCCGGCGCGCTGGTGCCCGTCGCGTCCGGGATGGCGAAGCACGACGGCGCGAGCGCGATCCGGATCGCCAACCGCGACGCCGCTCTGTACGCGGCCCGGCTCGCCCCGGGGCAGAGCGTCGAGCTGCCGGAGGCGCCGTACCTGCACCTGTTCGTCGCCGGGGGAGCGGTCACGCTCGAGGGGGCCGGCGCGCTCGCGGCCGGGGACGCGGTGCGGTTCACCGCGACAGGCGGCCAGAAGGTGACGGCGTCGGAGGCGTCGGAGGTCCTGGTCTGGGAGATGCACGCCGGCCTCGGCGACTGA
- a CDS encoding cold-shock protein, whose protein sequence is MAQGTVKWFNGEKGFGFIAQDGGGADVFVHYSEIDGSGFRSLDEGQRVEFEIGQGQKGPQAQGVRVV, encoded by the coding sequence ATGGCACAGGGAACTGTGAAGTGGTTCAACGGCGAGAAGGGCTTCGGCTTCATCGCCCAGGACGGCGGCGGCGCCGACGTCTTCGTCCACTACTCCGAGATCGATGGCAGCGGCTTCCGCAGCCTCGACGAGGGTCAGCGCGTGGAGTTCGAGATCGGCCAGGGCCAGAAGGGCCCGCAGGCCCAGGGCGTCCGCGTCGTCTGA
- a CDS encoding putative quinol monooxygenase, translating into MILIVLKAQIRPEKRQEWLAGVKQYTADVRSEPGNVSFDYYENGTDPNEFVIVETFRDGDAGSAHVATEHAKNFFAWMPAMITAKPKINYQDIDGEAWSEMAEVSPE; encoded by the coding sequence GTGATCCTCATCGTCCTCAAGGCCCAGATCCGCCCCGAGAAGCGCCAGGAGTGGCTCGCCGGGGTCAAGCAGTACACGGCAGACGTGCGGAGCGAACCCGGGAACGTCTCGTTCGACTACTACGAGAACGGCACCGATCCGAACGAGTTCGTGATCGTGGAGACGTTCAGGGACGGTGACGCGGGCTCCGCGCACGTCGCCACCGAGCACGCGAAGAACTTCTTCGCCTGGATGCCGGCCATGATCACCGCGAAGCCGAAGATCAACTATCAGGACATCGACGGCGAGGCCTGGTCGGAGATGGCCGAGGTCTCCCCCGAGTGA
- the zwf gene encoding glucose-6-phosphate dehydrogenase, with amino-acid sequence MAENRPQTISYPDPSGRPHMREQEKLAPHVIVLFGATGDLAKRKLIPGMAYLMQSSLAPDIRVVGTAMDDIGTEEFRTLARAAIASFGTHAMDDETWAEFSDRLTYVPQGAGPEALTGAVKEAESLLGEDALRLHYLSVPPKAAQAVVTMLRDADLVTRSRVVMEKPFGNDLASAIRLNAFVHEAFDESQIFRIDHFLGKEAAQNILAFRFANGLFEPIWNRNFIDHVQIDIPETLGLDRRANFYEATGAYKDMVVTHLLQVMAFVAMEPPTALEPRAISEEKNKVFRSMLPIHPGDVVRGQYGGYREEEGVSRDSETETFIALKVGIDNWRWAGTPFYLRTGKKMAEGMRIISIAFKEAPRTMFPMGSGVGSQGPDHLTFDLAESSRVSLSFYGKRPGPGMRLEKLSMQFSTQETERAGDVLEAYERLILDAMRGDHTLFTTADGIESLWERSALLLEDPPPVKMYPPGTWGPNAIHQLIAPNAWRLPFERGWREKKV; translated from the coding sequence GTGGCCGAGAACCGTCCCCAGACCATCTCCTACCCGGACCCGAGCGGGCGGCCCCACATGCGTGAACAGGAAAAGCTGGCCCCGCACGTCATCGTGCTCTTCGGCGCCACCGGAGACCTCGCCAAGCGCAAGCTGATCCCGGGCATGGCGTACCTGATGCAGTCCTCGCTCGCCCCGGACATCCGCGTGGTCGGCACCGCGATGGACGACATCGGCACCGAGGAGTTCCGGACGCTGGCCCGGGCCGCGATCGCGAGCTTCGGCACCCATGCGATGGACGACGAGACGTGGGCGGAGTTCTCGGACCGGCTCACCTACGTGCCCCAGGGCGCCGGGCCGGAGGCCCTGACGGGTGCGGTCAAGGAGGCCGAGTCCCTCCTGGGGGAGGACGCGTTGCGGCTGCACTACCTCTCCGTCCCGCCGAAGGCGGCCCAGGCCGTGGTCACGATGCTCCGCGACGCGGACCTGGTGACCCGTTCCCGGGTGGTGATGGAGAAGCCGTTCGGGAACGACCTCGCCAGCGCGATCAGGCTCAACGCCTTCGTGCACGAGGCGTTCGACGAGTCGCAGATCTTCCGGATTGACCACTTCCTGGGCAAGGAGGCGGCGCAGAACATCCTGGCGTTCCGCTTCGCCAACGGGCTGTTCGAGCCGATCTGGAACCGCAACTTCATCGACCACGTGCAGATCGACATCCCGGAGACCCTCGGCCTCGACCGGCGGGCGAACTTCTACGAGGCCACCGGCGCCTACAAGGACATGGTCGTCACGCACCTGCTGCAGGTGATGGCGTTCGTCGCGATGGAGCCGCCCACCGCCCTGGAGCCGCGGGCGATCAGCGAGGAGAAGAACAAGGTCTTCCGCTCGATGCTGCCGATCCACCCGGGGGACGTGGTGCGCGGGCAGTACGGCGGCTATCGCGAGGAGGAGGGCGTCAGCCGGGACTCCGAGACCGAGACGTTCATCGCGCTCAAGGTCGGCATCGACAACTGGCGGTGGGCCGGGACCCCGTTCTACCTGCGCACGGGCAAGAAGATGGCCGAGGGGATGCGGATCATCTCGATCGCCTTCAAGGAGGCGCCGCGGACGATGTTCCCCATGGGGTCCGGGGTGGGCTCGCAGGGACCGGACCACCTGACGTTCGACCTCGCGGAGTCCTCCCGGGTCTCGCTCTCCTTCTACGGCAAGCGCCCCGGGCCGGGGATGCGGCTGGAGAAGCTGTCCATGCAGTTCTCCACGCAGGAGACCGAGCGGGCCGGGGACGTCCTCGAGGCCTACGAGCGGCTGATCCTGGACGCGATGCGCGGGGACCACACCCTCTTCACGACGGCCGACGGCATCGAGTCCCTCTGGGAGCGCTCGGCGCTGCTGCTCGAGGACCCGCCGCCGGTGAAGATGTACCCCCCGGGCACCTGGGGCCCGAACGCGATCCACCAGCTCATCGCGCCGAACGCATGGCGGCTGCCGTTCGAGCGGGGCTGGCGGGAGAAGAAGGTCTGA